In one Phyllostomus discolor isolate MPI-MPIP mPhyDis1 chromosome 8, mPhyDis1.pri.v3, whole genome shotgun sequence genomic region, the following are encoded:
- the NEURL4 gene encoding neuralized-like protein 4 isoform X7, translated as MAAGSGGSGGSGGGPGPGPGGGGGPSGSGPGPGSGVSLGSGGELHPRTGRLVSLSACGRTARRQQPGQEFNHGLVLSREPLRDGRVFTVRIDRKVNSWSGSIEIGVTALDPSVLDFPSSATGLKGGSWVVSGCSVLRDGRSVLEEYGQDLDQLGEGDRVGVERTVAGELRLWVNGRDCGVAATGLPARVWAVVDLYGKCTQITVLPPEPGFSPPTPIPTPPLELSAPPEDSALAEQGTSRDEDFASMELSEVVSNAILSAYNGGLLNVNLSSPPAGEGLGSSCAATSPILTSNDALLFHEKCGTLIKLSNNNKTAERRRPLDEFNNGVVMTNRPLRDNEMFEIRIDKLVDKWSGSIEIGVTTHNPNNLEYPATMTNLQSGTIMMSGCGILTNGKGTRREYCEFSLDELQEGDHIGLTRKSNSALHFFINGIDQGVATPLTPPVVYGVVDLYGMAVKVTIVHNNNHSDRLRRNNAILRALSPEGALRRAAPAAQAEPERLLFHPNCGQKAAITHEGRTALRPHATDDFNHGVVLSSRALRDGEVFQVRIDKMVDKWAGSIEIGVTTHNPAYLQLPSTMTNLRSGTWMMTGNGVMHNGTTILDEYGHNLDRLKPPFFQGRGHGGRGSAGGRDSPLLCQWDDSGPCCLECASGRLCCCGSLRPGGPGHHCGRQVTPVPEPLPEGNNQMSPSSPSSGACGSDLRFHQLHGNNAVITNGGRTALRHNCRSEFNDAIVISNRALRDGELFEIVIQKMVDRWSGSIEAGVTAIRPEDLEFPNTMTDIDYDTWMLSGTAIMQDGNTMRNNYGCDLDALGTGSRIGMMRTSKGDLHYFINGQDQGAACSGLPPGKEVYAVVDLYGQCVQVSITNATGPMDNSLATSNTATEKSFPLHSPVAGVAHRFHSTCGKNVTLEEDGTRAVRAAGYAHGLVFSTKELKTEEVFEVKVEELDEKWAGSLRIGLTTLAPGEMGPGAGGGPGLPPSLPELRTKTTWMVSSCEVRRDGLLQRMNYGRNLERLGVGSCVGIRRGTDDSMHVLVDGEDMGPAATGIAKNVWAVLDLYGPVRSVSIVSSTRLEESEGTQPPSPSSDTGSEGDEDDEDEEHGLGGQDQVAIMPTALEFLENHGKNILLSNGNRTATRVASYNQGIVVISQPLVPQLLVQEAMTGESHLLLQIRIDFLNRQWTSSLVLGVITCPPERLNFPASACALKRAAWLVRGRGVFHNGLKICEKFGPNLDTCPEGTILGLRLDSSGSLHLHVNGMDQGVAVPDVPQPCHALVDLYGQCEQVTIVSPEPGAASLKSAGTQGDMEKADMVDGIKESVCWGPLPTASPLKSCEYHALCSRFQELLLLPEDYFMPPPKRSLCYCESCRKMRGDEAHRRRGEPPREYALPFGWCRFNLRVNPHLEAGTLTKKWHMAYHGSNVAVIRRVLDRGELGAGTASILSCRPLKGEPRGGFEEPGENCAPPREEQPPPVLLSPSIQYAGAETLASKVQFRDPKFQRTHQAQVAFQVCVRPGSYTPGPPSTVLREPPDPHFSPAELEWVTKEKGATLLYALLVRVE; from the exons GTCAACTCCTGGAGTGGCTCCATTGAAATTGGGGTGACGGCACTGGACCCCAGTGTGCTGGACTTCCCAAGCAGCGCCACAGGGCTGAAGGGGGGTTCATGGGTAGTGTCGGGCTGCTCGGTGCTGAGGGATGGACGTTCTGTGCTGGAGGAGTATGGTCAGGACCTGGACCAGCTTGGCGAAGGGGACCGTGTGGGCGTGGAGCGCACAGTTGCTGGGGAACTGCGGCTGTGGGTGAATGGGCGAGATTGTGGTGTGGCTGCCACAGGCCTGCCTGCTCGTGTCTGGGCTGTTGTGGACCTTTATGGCAAGTGCACCCAAATCACTGTGCTACCCCCTGAGCCAGGCTTCAGCCCTCCTACTCCCATCCCTACACCTCCCCTTGAGCTCTCCGCTCCCCCTGAAGATTCTGCCTTGGCTGAACAGGGGACCTCTAGGGATGAAG ACTTTGCCAGCATGGAGCTCTCTGAGGTGGTGAGCAATGCCATCCTGTCTGCTTATAATGGGGGGCTCCTAAATGTGAATCTGAGCTCCCCACCAGCAGGGGAAGGACTAGGGTCTAGCTGTGCTGCCACCTCGCCCATCCTTACTTCCAACGACGCCCTGCTCTTCCATGAGAAGTGTGGAACTCTCATCAAACTCAGCAACAACAATAAGACGGCTGAGCGTCGCCGGCCTCTGGATGAGTTCAACAATGGGGTTGTCATGACCAACCGCCCACTCCGGGACAATGAGATGTTTGAG ATCCGGATCGATAAGCTCGTAGATAAGTGGTCAGGCTCCATTGAGATTGGTGTCACTACCCACAACCCCAACAATTTGGAATACCCAGCCACCATGACCAATCTGCAGTCAG GCACCATCATGATGAGCGGCTGCGGAATACTGACCAACGGCAAGGGCACCCGCAGGGAGTACTGTGAATTCAGTCTGGATGAACTGCAG GAGGGTGATCACATTGGTCTCACGAGGAAGTCCAATTCTGCCCTCCACTTCTTCATTAATGGCATTGATCAGG GCGTGGCTACCCCATTGACACCTCCAGTGGTATATGGTGTAGTGGACTTGTATGGGATGGCAGTGAAGGTGACCATCGTCCACAATAACAACCACAGTGACCGTTTACGCCGGAATAATGCCATCTTGCGGGCGCTGTCTCCTGAGGGTGCTCTCCGCcgtgctgctcctgctgcccaggCAGAACCTGAGCGCCTGCTCTTCCATCCCAACTGTGGGCAGAAGGCAGCCATTACCCACGAGGGACGCACTGCTCTGAGGCCCCA TGCCACTGATGACTTCAATCATGGTGTGGTGCTGAGCAGCAGAGCCCTGCGGGATGGAGAGGTATTCCAGGTGCGCATCGACAAGATGGTGGACAAATGGGCTGGCTCCATTGAGATTGGTGTCACTACCCACAATCCTGCCTACCTCCAATTGCCCTCCACCATGACCAACTTGCGTTCTG GGACCTGGATGATGACTGGGAATGGGGTGATGCACAATGGGACAACCATCTTGGATGAATACGGGCACAACCTGGACCGCCTCAAG CCCCCCTTCTTCCAAGGCAGGGGACACGGTGGGCGTGGTTCGGCGGGAGGACGGGACTCTCCACTTCTTTGTCAATGGGATGACTCAGGGCCCTGCTGCCTGGAATGTGCCTCCGGGCGTCTATGCTGTTGTGGATCTCTACGGCCAGGCGGCCCAGGCCACCATTGTGGACGAC AGGTGACTCCAGTCCCTGAGCCACTCCCTGAGGGGAACAACCAGATGTCTCCAAGTTCTCCATCATCTGGAGCCTGTGGCTCTGACCTGCGCTTCCACCAGCTGCATGGCAATAATGCAGTCATCACTAATGGGGGCCGCACTGCGCTCCGACACAACTGCCGCAGCGAGTTCAATGATGCCATTGTTATCTCCAACCG GGCCCTGCGGGATGGAGAGCTGTTTGAAATTGTCATTCAGAAGATGGTGGATCGCTGGTCAGGCTCTATTGAGGCTG GAGTGACTGCCATTCGGCCAGAGGACCTTGAATTCCCCAACACTATGACAGACATTGACTACGATACTTGGATGCTAAG TGGCACAGCTATCATGCAAGATGGTAATACAATGCGCAACAACTATGGGTGTGACCTTGACGCACTGGGCACTGGTTCACGCATCGGCATGATGCGAACCTCCAAGGGCGATCTGCACTACTTCATCAATGGCCAGGACCAAGGCGCTGCCTGCTCAGGCTTACCTCCGGGTAAAG AGGTGTATGCGGTAGTGGATCTCTATGGCCAGTGtgtccaagtgtccatcaccAATGCTACTGGCCCCATGGACAACAGCCTGGCAACCAGCAACACTGCTACTGAGAAGTCATTCCCCCTGCACTCCCCAG tggctggcgTGGCTCACCGATTCCACAGTACTTGTGGCAAGAATGTCACTCTGGAGGAGGATGGCACAAGGGCGGTGCGTGCTGCTGGCTATGCTCATGGCCTTGTCTTTAGCACCAAGGAGCTCAAGACTGAGGAAGTCTTTGAG GTGAAAGTGGAAGAACTGGATGAGAAGTGGGCAGGTTCCCTCCGGATAGGGCTGACCACACTAGCGCCAGGGGAGATGGGGCCTGGAGCAGGTGGTGGCcctggcctgcctccctccctgccagaaCTCCGGACTAAGACCACCTGGATGGTGTCCAGCTGTGAAGTGAGGCGAGACGGGCTGCTCCAGAGGATGAACTATGGCCGGAACCTAGAGAGGCTGGGG GTCGGGAGCTGTGTGGGCATTCGGCGGGGGACAGATGACTCGATGCATGTCCTGGTAGATGGAGAGGATATGGGGCCAGCAGCTACTGGCATTGCCAAG AATGTGTGGGCAGTGTTGGATCTATACGGGCCAGTGCGGAGTGTGTCTATTGTCAGCTCCACAAGGCTAGAGGAGTCAGAAGGCACACAGCCTCCTTCCCCCAGCTCCGACACCGGAAGTGAGGGCGATGAGGACGATGAGGACGAGGAGCATGGCCTGGGA GGCCAGGATCAGGTGGCCATTATGCCTACAGCCCTCGAGTTCCTGGAAAACCATGGGAAGAATATCCTCCTATCCAATGGGAACCGTACAGCTACACGGGTGGCCAGCTACAATCAGGGCATCGTTGTCATCAGCCAGCCCCTGGTGCCCCAGCTGCTGGTCCAG GAGGCCATGACTGGGGAAAGCCACCTTCTCCTCCAGATACGGATAGACTTCCTAAACCGGCAGTGGACATCTTCCCTTGTTCTGGGAGTCATCACCTGCCCACCTGAGAGACTCAACTTCCCTGCTTCTGCCTGTGCCCTTAAACGGGCAGCCTGGCTGGTGCGGGGCCGTGGGGTCTTCCACAATGGCCTCAAG ATCTGTGAGAAGTTTGGGCCAAATCTGGACACGTGTCCTGAAGGCACCATCCTGGGACTTCGGCTAGACAGCTCTGGGAGTCTGCATCTCCATGTCAATGGGATGGACCAGGGGGTGGCTGTGCCAGATGTCCCTCAGCCTTGCCATGCACTCGTGGACCTCTATGGGCAATGTGAGCAG GTGACAATTGTGAGTCCTGAACCAGGAGCTGCCAGTTTGAAGAGTGCTGGAACCCAAGGGGACATGGAGAAAGCTGACATGGTGGATG GGATCAAGGAGAGTGTATGCTGGGGTCCACTGCCCACTGCCAGCCCTCTCAAGAGCTGCGAGTACCATGCCCTTTGTTCCCGTTTCCAAGAACTGTTGCTGCTTCCTG AGGATTATTTTATGCCTCCACCAAAGCGTAGCCTGTGCTATTGTGAGTCTTGCCGGAAGATGCGAGGGGATGAGGCCCACAGGCGCCGTGGCGAACCTCCCAGGGAATACGCCCTACCCTTTGGCTGGTGCAGGTTCAACCTCAG GGTGAATCCTCACCTGGAGGCTGGGACACTAACCAAGAAGTGGCACATGGCATATCACGGCAGCAATGTGGCAGTCATCCGAAGGGTGCTGGACCGCGGGGAGTTGGGAGCAG GCACTGCCTCCATCCTGAGCTGTCGGCCCTTGAAGGGAGAGCCTAGGGGAGGATTTGAGGAGCCAGGCGAGAACTGCGCACCTCCTCGGGAGGAGCAGCCCCCTCCAGTTctgctttctccctccatccaATATGCTGGGGCCGAGACCCTGGCATCCAAAGTGCA ATTCCGGGACCCCAAATTCCAGCGGACACACCAAGCCCAGGTGGCTTTCCAGGTGTGTGTGCGTCCTGGCTCCTACACTCCTGGCCCTCCTTCTACTGTCCTCAGAGAACCTCCTGATCCTCACTTCAGCCCAGCTGAACTTGAGTGGGTAACCAAGGAGAAAGGGGCCACACTCCTCTATGCCCTGCTGGTACGGGTGGAATGA
- the NEURL4 gene encoding neuralized-like protein 4 isoform X3: MAAGSGGSGGSGGGPGPGPGGGGGPSGSGPGPGSGVSLGSGGELHPRTGRLVSLSACGRTARRQQPGQEFNHGLVLSREPLRDGRVFTVRIDRKVNSWSGSIEIGVTALDPSVLDFPSSATGLKGGSWVVSGCSVLRDGRSVLEEYGQDLDQLGEGDRVGVERTVAGELRLWVNGRDCGVAATGLPARVWAVVDLYGKCTQITVLPPEPGFSPPTPIPTPPLELSAPPEDSALAEQGTSRDEAFMVPPAQARPETFPNSLESHNDFASMELSEVVSNAILSAYNGGLLNVNLSSPPAGEGLGSSCAATSPILTSNDALLFHEKCGTLIKLSNNNKTAERRRPLDEFNNGVVMTNRPLRDNEMFEIRIDKLVDKWSGSIEIGVTTHNPNNLEYPATMTNLQSGTIMMSGCGILTNGKGTRREYCEFSLDELQEGDHIGLTRKSNSALHFFINGIDQGVATPLTPPVVYGVVDLYGMAVKVTIVHNNNHSDRLRRNNAILRALSPEGALRRAAPAAQAEPERLLFHPNCGQKAAITHEGRTALRPHATDDFNHGVVLSSRALRDGEVFQVRIDKMVDKWAGSIEIGVTTHNPAYLQLPSTMTNLRSGTWMMTGNGVMHNGTTILDEYGHNLDRLKAGDTVGVVRREDGTLHFFVNGMTQGPAAWNVPPGVYAVVDLYGQAAQATIVDDVEVTPVPEPLPEGNNQMSPSSPSSGACGSDLRFHQLHGNNAVITNGGRTALRHNCRSEFNDAIVISNRALRDGELFEIVIQKMVDRWSGSIEAGVTAIRPEDLEFPNTMTDIDYDTWMLSGTAIMQDGNTMRNNYGCDLDALGTGSRIGMMRTSKGDLHYFINGQDQGAACSGLPPGKEVYAVVDLYGQCVQVSITNATGPMDNSLATSNTATEKSFPLHSPVAGVAHRFHSTCGKNVTLEEDGTRAVRAAGYAHGLVFSTKELKTEEVFEVKVEELDEKWAGSLRIGLTTLAPGEMGPGAGGGPGLPPSLPELRTKTTWMVSSCEVRRDGLLQRMNYGRNLERLGVGSCVGIRRGTDDSMHVLVDGEDMGPAATGIAKNVWAVLDLYGPVRSVSIVSSTRLEESEGTQPPSPSSDTGSEGDEDDEDEEHGLGGQDQVAIMPTALEFLENHGKNILLSNGNRTATRVASYNQGIVVISQPLVPQLLVQEAMTGESHLLLQIRIDFLNRQWTSSLVLGVITCPPERLNFPASACALKRAAWLVRGRGVFHNGLKICEKFGPNLDTCPEGTILGLRLDSSGSLHLHVNGMDQGVAVPDVPQPCHALVDLYGQCEQVTIVSPEPGAASLKSAGTQGDMEKADMVDGIKESVCWGPLPTASPLKSCEYHALCSRFQELLLLPEDYFMPPPKRSLCYCESCRKMRGDEAHRRRGEPPREYALPFGWCRFNLRVNPHLEAGTLTKKWHMAYHGSNVAVIRRVLDRGELGAGTASILSCRPLKGEPRGGFEEPGENCAPPREEQPPPVLLSPSIQYAGAETLASKVQFRDPKFQRTHQAQVAFQVCVRPGSYTPGPPSTVLREPPDPHFSPAELEWVTKEKGATLLYALLVRVE; encoded by the exons GTCAACTCCTGGAGTGGCTCCATTGAAATTGGGGTGACGGCACTGGACCCCAGTGTGCTGGACTTCCCAAGCAGCGCCACAGGGCTGAAGGGGGGTTCATGGGTAGTGTCGGGCTGCTCGGTGCTGAGGGATGGACGTTCTGTGCTGGAGGAGTATGGTCAGGACCTGGACCAGCTTGGCGAAGGGGACCGTGTGGGCGTGGAGCGCACAGTTGCTGGGGAACTGCGGCTGTGGGTGAATGGGCGAGATTGTGGTGTGGCTGCCACAGGCCTGCCTGCTCGTGTCTGGGCTGTTGTGGACCTTTATGGCAAGTGCACCCAAATCACTGTGCTACCCCCTGAGCCAGGCTTCAGCCCTCCTACTCCCATCCCTACACCTCCCCTTGAGCTCTCCGCTCCCCCTGAAGATTCTGCCTTGGCTGAACAGGGGACCTCTAGGGATGAAG cctTCATGGTGCCCCCAGCACAGGCCCGGCCGGAGACGTTTCCTAACAGCCTTGAGTCGCATAATG ACTTTGCCAGCATGGAGCTCTCTGAGGTGGTGAGCAATGCCATCCTGTCTGCTTATAATGGGGGGCTCCTAAATGTGAATCTGAGCTCCCCACCAGCAGGGGAAGGACTAGGGTCTAGCTGTGCTGCCACCTCGCCCATCCTTACTTCCAACGACGCCCTGCTCTTCCATGAGAAGTGTGGAACTCTCATCAAACTCAGCAACAACAATAAGACGGCTGAGCGTCGCCGGCCTCTGGATGAGTTCAACAATGGGGTTGTCATGACCAACCGCCCACTCCGGGACAATGAGATGTTTGAG ATCCGGATCGATAAGCTCGTAGATAAGTGGTCAGGCTCCATTGAGATTGGTGTCACTACCCACAACCCCAACAATTTGGAATACCCAGCCACCATGACCAATCTGCAGTCAG GCACCATCATGATGAGCGGCTGCGGAATACTGACCAACGGCAAGGGCACCCGCAGGGAGTACTGTGAATTCAGTCTGGATGAACTGCAG GAGGGTGATCACATTGGTCTCACGAGGAAGTCCAATTCTGCCCTCCACTTCTTCATTAATGGCATTGATCAGG GCGTGGCTACCCCATTGACACCTCCAGTGGTATATGGTGTAGTGGACTTGTATGGGATGGCAGTGAAGGTGACCATCGTCCACAATAACAACCACAGTGACCGTTTACGCCGGAATAATGCCATCTTGCGGGCGCTGTCTCCTGAGGGTGCTCTCCGCcgtgctgctcctgctgcccaggCAGAACCTGAGCGCCTGCTCTTCCATCCCAACTGTGGGCAGAAGGCAGCCATTACCCACGAGGGACGCACTGCTCTGAGGCCCCA TGCCACTGATGACTTCAATCATGGTGTGGTGCTGAGCAGCAGAGCCCTGCGGGATGGAGAGGTATTCCAGGTGCGCATCGACAAGATGGTGGACAAATGGGCTGGCTCCATTGAGATTGGTGTCACTACCCACAATCCTGCCTACCTCCAATTGCCCTCCACCATGACCAACTTGCGTTCTG GGACCTGGATGATGACTGGGAATGGGGTGATGCACAATGGGACAACCATCTTGGATGAATACGGGCACAACCTGGACCGCCTCAAG GCAGGGGACACGGTGGGCGTGGTTCGGCGGGAGGACGGGACTCTCCACTTCTTTGTCAATGGGATGACTCAGGGCCCTGCTGCCTGGAATGTGCCTCCGGGCGTCTATGCTGTTGTGGATCTCTACGGCCAGGCGGCCCAGGCCACCATTGTGGACGACGTGG AGGTGACTCCAGTCCCTGAGCCACTCCCTGAGGGGAACAACCAGATGTCTCCAAGTTCTCCATCATCTGGAGCCTGTGGCTCTGACCTGCGCTTCCACCAGCTGCATGGCAATAATGCAGTCATCACTAATGGGGGCCGCACTGCGCTCCGACACAACTGCCGCAGCGAGTTCAATGATGCCATTGTTATCTCCAACCG GGCCCTGCGGGATGGAGAGCTGTTTGAAATTGTCATTCAGAAGATGGTGGATCGCTGGTCAGGCTCTATTGAGGCTG GAGTGACTGCCATTCGGCCAGAGGACCTTGAATTCCCCAACACTATGACAGACATTGACTACGATACTTGGATGCTAAG TGGCACAGCTATCATGCAAGATGGTAATACAATGCGCAACAACTATGGGTGTGACCTTGACGCACTGGGCACTGGTTCACGCATCGGCATGATGCGAACCTCCAAGGGCGATCTGCACTACTTCATCAATGGCCAGGACCAAGGCGCTGCCTGCTCAGGCTTACCTCCGGGTAAAG AGGTGTATGCGGTAGTGGATCTCTATGGCCAGTGtgtccaagtgtccatcaccAATGCTACTGGCCCCATGGACAACAGCCTGGCAACCAGCAACACTGCTACTGAGAAGTCATTCCCCCTGCACTCCCCAG tggctggcgTGGCTCACCGATTCCACAGTACTTGTGGCAAGAATGTCACTCTGGAGGAGGATGGCACAAGGGCGGTGCGTGCTGCTGGCTATGCTCATGGCCTTGTCTTTAGCACCAAGGAGCTCAAGACTGAGGAAGTCTTTGAG GTGAAAGTGGAAGAACTGGATGAGAAGTGGGCAGGTTCCCTCCGGATAGGGCTGACCACACTAGCGCCAGGGGAGATGGGGCCTGGAGCAGGTGGTGGCcctggcctgcctccctccctgccagaaCTCCGGACTAAGACCACCTGGATGGTGTCCAGCTGTGAAGTGAGGCGAGACGGGCTGCTCCAGAGGATGAACTATGGCCGGAACCTAGAGAGGCTGGGG GTCGGGAGCTGTGTGGGCATTCGGCGGGGGACAGATGACTCGATGCATGTCCTGGTAGATGGAGAGGATATGGGGCCAGCAGCTACTGGCATTGCCAAG AATGTGTGGGCAGTGTTGGATCTATACGGGCCAGTGCGGAGTGTGTCTATTGTCAGCTCCACAAGGCTAGAGGAGTCAGAAGGCACACAGCCTCCTTCCCCCAGCTCCGACACCGGAAGTGAGGGCGATGAGGACGATGAGGACGAGGAGCATGGCCTGGGA GGCCAGGATCAGGTGGCCATTATGCCTACAGCCCTCGAGTTCCTGGAAAACCATGGGAAGAATATCCTCCTATCCAATGGGAACCGTACAGCTACACGGGTGGCCAGCTACAATCAGGGCATCGTTGTCATCAGCCAGCCCCTGGTGCCCCAGCTGCTGGTCCAG GAGGCCATGACTGGGGAAAGCCACCTTCTCCTCCAGATACGGATAGACTTCCTAAACCGGCAGTGGACATCTTCCCTTGTTCTGGGAGTCATCACCTGCCCACCTGAGAGACTCAACTTCCCTGCTTCTGCCTGTGCCCTTAAACGGGCAGCCTGGCTGGTGCGGGGCCGTGGGGTCTTCCACAATGGCCTCAAG ATCTGTGAGAAGTTTGGGCCAAATCTGGACACGTGTCCTGAAGGCACCATCCTGGGACTTCGGCTAGACAGCTCTGGGAGTCTGCATCTCCATGTCAATGGGATGGACCAGGGGGTGGCTGTGCCAGATGTCCCTCAGCCTTGCCATGCACTCGTGGACCTCTATGGGCAATGTGAGCAG GTGACAATTGTGAGTCCTGAACCAGGAGCTGCCAGTTTGAAGAGTGCTGGAACCCAAGGGGACATGGAGAAAGCTGACATGGTGGATG GGATCAAGGAGAGTGTATGCTGGGGTCCACTGCCCACTGCCAGCCCTCTCAAGAGCTGCGAGTACCATGCCCTTTGTTCCCGTTTCCAAGAACTGTTGCTGCTTCCTG AGGATTATTTTATGCCTCCACCAAAGCGTAGCCTGTGCTATTGTGAGTCTTGCCGGAAGATGCGAGGGGATGAGGCCCACAGGCGCCGTGGCGAACCTCCCAGGGAATACGCCCTACCCTTTGGCTGGTGCAGGTTCAACCTCAG GGTGAATCCTCACCTGGAGGCTGGGACACTAACCAAGAAGTGGCACATGGCATATCACGGCAGCAATGTGGCAGTCATCCGAAGGGTGCTGGACCGCGGGGAGTTGGGAGCAG GCACTGCCTCCATCCTGAGCTGTCGGCCCTTGAAGGGAGAGCCTAGGGGAGGATTTGAGGAGCCAGGCGAGAACTGCGCACCTCCTCGGGAGGAGCAGCCCCCTCCAGTTctgctttctccctccatccaATATGCTGGGGCCGAGACCCTGGCATCCAAAGTGCA ATTCCGGGACCCCAAATTCCAGCGGACACACCAAGCCCAGGTGGCTTTCCAGGTGTGTGTGCGTCCTGGCTCCTACACTCCTGGCCCTCCTTCTACTGTCCTCAGAGAACCTCCTGATCCTCACTTCAGCCCAGCTGAACTTGAGTGGGTAACCAAGGAGAAAGGGGCCACACTCCTCTATGCCCTGCTGGTACGGGTGGAATGA